A stretch of DNA from Cupriavidus taiwanensis:
GCGGCGGCCCGTGGCAAGGGCAGGGGTGACCGGCAACGGTCCAGCGAGCCAACCGGCTTGACCACCAGGAGACAACATGCGTCGCTTCCCATCGCGCAGGCTTGCGCCTGCCTGCCTTGCCGCCGCCGCCGTCTTTGCCATGGCCGGCGCTTCCGCGCAGACCGCGGCACCCGCGGCCGGCGCCCCCGCCGGTGGCAAGATCAAGGTTGGCTTCATGCTGCCGTACACCGGCACCTACGCCGCGCTGGGCAACGCCATCGAAAACGGCTTCCGCATGTACGTGCAGCAGCAGGGCGGCAAGCTGGGCGGGCGCGAGATCGAATACTTCAAGGTCGACGACGAGTCCGATCCGGCCAAGGCGCCGGAGAATGCCACCAAGCTGGTCAAGCGCGACCAGGTCGACGTGGTGGTCGGCACCGTGCATTCCGGCGTGCAGATGGGCATCGTCAAGGTGGCCAAGGAAAACAATACCCTGCTGATCATTCCCAACGCCGGCGTCGACGAGGCCACCGGGCCGCTGTGCGGGCCCAATATCTTCCGCACCTCATTCTCGAACTGGCAGCCGGGCTATGCCATGGGCCAGGTGCTGGGCGAGCGCGGCCTGAAGAAGGTGGTGACGCTGACCTGGAAATACGCCGCCGGCGAACAGTCGGTCAAGGGCTTCAAGGAAGCGTTCGAAGCCAAGGGCGGCAAGGTGGTGAAGGAGCTGAGCCTGCCGTTCCCCAATGTCGAGTTCCAGGCGCTGATCACGGAAGTGGCGTCGCTCAAGCCCGATGCCGTGTTCGTGTTCTTTGCCGGCGGCGGCGCGGTCAAGTTCGTCAAGGACTGGGCCGCGGCCGGGCTGAAGGACAAGATCCCGCTGTATGGCTCGGGCTTCCTGACCGACGGCACGCTCGAGGCGCAGGGCAACGCCGCCCAGGGTCTGGAGACCACGCTGCATTACGCCGACGGCCTGTCCAACGCGCGCGACAAGAACTTCCGCCTGGACTACGCCAAGACCTACAAGCTGCAGCCCGACGTGTACGCGGTGCAGGGCTACGATGCCGCCCAGCTGCTGGCGGCCGGCGCGACCGCGGTGAAGGGCGACATGACGCGCAAGGCCGATCTGTACAAGGCCATGGGCGGCGCCAGGATCGACAGCCCGCGCGGGACCTTCACGCTGTCCAGGGCGCACAACCCGGTGCAGGATTTCTACCTGCGCAAGGTGGACGGGCGCGAGAACAAGGTCAGCTCCGTGGCGGTGAAGGCGCTGGCTGACCCGGCGCGCGGGTGTCGGCTGTAGGCGCTTTAACACCCGCGTGTTTGCTCCCCTCTCCCGCTTGCGGGAGAGGGGCCGGGGAGAGGGCAAGAGTCTCCACGGAGCGAAAGCCTTTGCGCACAGCCAGCGCCGGCCCTCTCCCCCAACCCCTCTCCCGCGCGCGGGAGAGGGGAGCCTGCCACCAGCATGCGTGGCGCTCTTCGGTTTCTTGATGTATTGCCCGCATGGACATCGTCTCCTTCCTCATCCAGTGCCTGAACAGCGTCCAGTACGGCCTGCTGCTGTTCCTGGTCGCCAGCGGCCTGACGCTGATCTTCGGCATCATGGGCGTAATCAACCTGGCGCACGGCAGCTTCTACATGCTGGGCGCCTACCTGGCCTTTACGCTGGCCGGCCTGACCGGCAACCTGTTCATCGCCATCCCGCTCGGCATCGTGCTGGCGGTGGCGTTCGGCTATGTGCTGGAGTGGGCCTTCTTCAGCTACCTGTACGAGCGCGACCACCTGCAGCAGGTGCTGATGACCTATGGGCTGATCCTGGTGTTCGAGGAGTTGCGCAGCATCCTGGTCGGCGATGACGTGCACGGGGTGCAGGTGCCGGCGCTGCTCGACGGCGCGCTGCCGATCGGCAACGACATGACCTACCCGGTGTACCGGCTGTTCATCTCCGCCATCTGCCTGGTGGTGGCGCTGGCGATGTACTACGTGATCCGCCGCACGCGGCTGGGCATGATGATCCGCGCCGGCGCGACCAACCGCGAGATGGTGCAGTCGCTCGGCATCAATATCACGGTGCTGTACCGCTTTGTCTTCGCGCTCGGCGTGGCGCTGGCGGTGCTGGCCGGCATGATCGCCGCGCCGGTGTCGTCGGTCTATCCGGGCATGGGCGCGCAGGTGCTGATCGTCTGTTTCGTGGTGGTGGTGATCGGCGGCATCGGCTCGGTCAAGGGCGCGCTGGTGGCGTCGTTGTTGCTGGGCTTTGTCGATACCTTCGGCAAGGTGTTCTGGCAGGAGGCGGCCGGCGTGCTGATCTACCTGCTGATGGCGGTGATCCTGCTGTGGAAGCCGCAGGGGCTGTTCAAGGCGGGATGACATGAATCCGACGACATTGCCGGCGCGCCGGCACGCTGCGCGCAACGCCACGCTGGCCACCGCGCTGGGCTGGGTGGTGGCCTTTGCGGTGCTGGCGGGGCTGCCGCTGCTGCTGACCGCGGACAGCCACAAGTTCTATATCGAGCTGCTCAGCAAGGTGATGATCATGGCGATCTTCGCGCTGTCGCTGCAGCTGCTGATCGGCTACACCGGGCTGGTCAGCCTGGGCCATGCCGCCTACTTCGCCATGGCGGCCTATGCCACCGCCATGCTGGCGCCGCAGAGCGGCCCCGGCAATGGCTGGGTGCTGCTGGCCGGGGCGCTGGCGGCGTCGGCCGCGCTGGCGCTGGTAGTGGGCGCGCTGGTGCTGCGCACGCGCGGCGTGTATTTCATCATGGTGACGCTGGCGTTCGCGCAGATGGTGTATTTCGTGTTCCACGACACCAAGGTCGCGGGTGGCAGCGACGGCACCTATATTTACTTCCGCCCGGAATTCCCCGTTCCCGGCGAGCATCTGCTGACGGTGAACGACCCCATGCACTTCTACTGGCTGGTGTGGCTGGGACTGGTGGCGACCGTGGCGGTGCTGATGCTGGTGCTGCGCTCGCGCTTCGGCCACGCGCTGGTCGGCATCCGCCACAATGAGCAGCGCATGCGCGCGGCCGGCTATGCCACCTATCGCTACCAGCTTGGCGCCTTTGTCGCGGGCGGGTTGCTGGCGGGGCTGGCGGGGTTTCTCTATGCGATCCAGTTCGGCTTCGTCAATCCGGAGATCGCGTCGTGGCACCAGTCGGGCAACGCCATGCTGATGGTGATCCTGGGCGGCGTCGGCAGCCTCGCCGGCGCGGTGCTGGGCGCGTTTTCGTTCGTGCTGCTGGCCGAGTGGTTCAGCACGCTGACCAAGCACTGGCAGCTGCTGATGGGCGGCTTCATCATTGTCGCGGTGGCGCTGCTGCCGCGCGGGCTGGTCAGCCTGCCGTCGGTGCTGCGGCACGGACGCCGGCGCCGCAGCAATGGCGATGCCGGTTCCGGCACCGACGAAGCCGCGGCGGAGCCGCGCAGCCATACGGAGGCCGCATGAACGCGCCCGCCACCACCATCCTCGAGGCGCAGCAGCTGACCCGGCGCTTCGGCGGCCTGACCGCCGTGGCCGGGGTGGACCTGACGCTGGCGCTGCACGAGATCCACGCGGTGATCGGCACCAATGGCGCCGGCAAGTCGACCCTGATCAATATGCTGTCCGGCGAATTGCCGCCGTCGTCTGGCCGGCTGCGCCTGAAGGGCGAGGACGTGACCGGCTGGTCGCAGCCGCGGCTGGCGCGCCATGGGGTGGGGCGCAGCTACCAGCGCAACAACATCTTCCTGCCGCTGACGGTGCGCGAGAATTGCCGGCTCGCGGCACAGTCGCGCGCGCAGCGCGCCTGGCGGCTGTGGGAAAGCGCCCAGGGCTGCCACACGGCGGCGACGCTGGCCGACGAGGCCATGGAGCGGGCCGGGCTGGAACAGCTGGCTGACCGGCGCGCCAGCGACCTCGCGCACGGACAGAAGCGCCAGCTCGAGGTGGCGATGTGCCTGGCGACGCAGCCGGTCGCGCTGCTGCTGGACGAGCCGCTGGCAGGCATGGGCGCGGAAGAATCGGCGCGGATGCTGGCGCTGCTGCGCGGCCTGCGCGAAGGCCACGCCATCCTGCTGGTGGAGCACGACATGGATGCGGTGTTCTCGGTCGCCGACCGCATCACCGTGATGGTCAACGGCGCCGTGATCGCCACCGGCAGCCCCGAGGCGATCCGCACCAACCACGAAGTCCAGGTCGCCTACCTGGGCGAGGAAGAGGACGAGGCCGCATGAACCTGCCCAATACCGCTGCGGCACGGCCGACGCCGATGATCGAGGCCACCGGCATCAACGCCTGGTATGGCTCCAGCCACGTGCTGCGCGACATCGACTTCACTGTCGGCGCGGGCGAGACAGTCGGACTGCTGGGGCGCAACGGCATGGGCAAGAGCACGCTGTTGCGCACGCTGCTGGGCCATGTGCGCCAGCGCCAGGGTCGCATCCTGGTGGCCGGCCGCGAGGTCTCGCGCGCGCAGCCATTCGAGGTGGCGCGCCTCGGCGTGGCCTACGTGCCCGAGGGCCGCGGCATCTTCCCCAGCCTGTCGGTGCGCGAAAACCTGCTGATGGCCGCGCGCAAGGGTTGCAATGGCCGCAGCGACTGGGACGAGGCGCGCGTGCTGGACCTGTTCCCGCGCCTGAAGGAACGCCTCTCGCATGGCGGCCAGCAGCTGTCCGGCGGCGAGCAGCAGATGCTGTCGATCGGCCGCGCGCTGATGACCAATCCCGACTGCCTGGTGCTGGACGAGGCCACCGAAGGGCTGGCGCCACGCATCGTGCGCGAGATCTGGACGGTGATCGCCACGGTGCGCGCGACCGGCATTGCGTCGGTAGTGGTCGACCGCAATTTCCGCTCGGTGCTGGCGCACGCCGACCGTGCCGTGGTGCTGGAAAAGGGCCGGGTGGTGCTGTCCGGGCCGGCCTCGGATCTGGCCGGCAAGCCGGAAGCGCTGGACCGCTATCTTGGCGTCTGAAGCGGCATCTGAATCGGCGTAGGTGACGTCTGCTGCCCATTGTTGCCCTGCCGCAACGGCCGTTGCGGGCGCAAGGTGTCTCTGTTTTGCTTCGGCGGGGCTTGACCATCCGCCACTTCCCTCCCATTCTTGCGAAGTCACGAAAGCGGCATCCCTTTTTGCCGCAGTGGTCGATAGTCGACAGTTCAACTAGAATTGCGCGCGTTTGTGCAATGCAATAAGAACCGCAACCAGCACCGGCCCCGCGCGCAGCAAGCTGTTGCGCGGGAGCGGACCGGCCCGCGGCAGAGCCACCAAACCTGCCGGCGCTCTGGTCGAGCACACCCAACCTCATGACCCAATCCACAACCAGCCATTATTTTGTCGAGAGCCCCAGCACGCGCGCCCTGGTGCTCGGCGCGGTAGGCGTCGTTTTCGGCGACATCGGCACCAGCCCGCTCTACGCCCTCAAGGAATGCTTCAGCAAGGAGCATGGCATCGCCTTCAGCCCTGATGCCGTGCTGGGCGTGATCTCCATGCTGTTCTGGGCCATGATCATCGTGGTCTCGATCAAGTACGTGGTGTTCGTGATGCGGGCCGACAACGACGGCGAAGGCGGCGTGCTGGCGCTGATGGCGCTGGTGCTGCGCACCGTGGCGCCGCGCTCGGGCAAGGCCAGGGTGCTGATGATGCTGGGCATCTTCGGCGCCTGCATGTTCTACGGCGACGCGGTGATCACGCCGGCGATCTCGGTGCTGTCGGCGGTGGAGGGCCTGGAAATCGCCGCGCCGCAGTTGTCGCAATTCGTGATACCGATCACGCTGGCGATCCTGGCGGGGCTGTTTCTGATCCAGCGCCACGGCACCGCGGCGGTGGGCAAGCTGTTCGGGCCGGTGATGACGGCGTGGTTCCTGGCGCTGGGCGCGCTGGGGGTCTACAACCTGGTGCAGGCGCCCGAGATCCTGAAGGCGGTGAATCCGTACTACGGCATTACGTTCCTGGTCGAGCACGCGCTGCAGGCGTTCATCGTGCTCGGCTCGGTGTTCCTGGTGCTGACCGGGGCCGAGGCGCTGTATGTCGACATGGGTCACTTCGGCGCGCGCCCGATCCGCATCGGCTGGTTCATCCTGGTGATGCCGTGCCTGATGCTGAACTACTTCGGCCAGGGCGCGATGCTGCTGAACAATCCGGCCGGCGCCGAGAACCCGTTCTACCTGATGGTGCCGGAGCTGCTGCTGATCCCGATGGTGCTGCTGGCCACCTGCGCCACGGTGATCGCCTCGCAAGCCGTCATCTCGGGCGCGTATTCGCTGACCAGCCAGGCGATCCAGCTGGGCTTCCTGCCGCGCATGCGGGTGCGCTATACCTCGGCGGCGGAGATCGGCCAGATTTACCTGCCGGTGGTCAACTGGCTGCTGCTGGTGCTGGTGTTCGCCGTGGTGATCTCGTTCAAGAAGTCCGAGAACCTGGCGGCGGCCTATGGCATCGCGGTGACTACGACCATGGTCATCACCACCATCCTGGCGACGGTGTGCATGCGCAACGTCTGGAAATGGAATCCGGCGCTGGTCGCGCTGCTGGGCGCGGCGTTCCTGGTGGTCGACCTGTCGTTCTTCGCCGCCAACCTGCTCAAGGTCGCCGAAGGCGGCTGGTTCCCGCTGCTGCTGGGCAGCAGCGCGTTCTTCCTGCTGATGACGTGGTACAGCGGCCGCAAGCTGCTGCGCGCGCGCAGCCTGGAAGACGGCATCCCGCTCGAGCCCTTCATCGCCGGCCTGCTGGCGCACCCGCCGCACCGGGTCGAGGGCACCGCGGTGTTCCTGACCGGCAACACCGACTCGGTGCCGGTATCGCTGCTGCACAACCTCAAGCACAACCGCGTGCTGCATGAGCGCGTGGTGTTCCTGAACTTCATCACGCGCGACGTGCCGTATGTCGACGACGACCATCGCCTGAGCTGCAAGGACCTGGGCGGCGGCGTGTTCATTTTGAAGTCCGAATATGGCTTCAAGGAAACCCCCGACGTGCAGAAGGTGCTGGACCTGGCTGATCGCAAGCTGGACATGCATTTCGAGCTGATGGAGACCTCGTTCTTCATCGCCCGCGAATCGGTGATCCCGTCCAAGCTGCCGGGCATGCCGATGTGGCGCGAAAGCCTGTTCGCGTGGATGCACCAGAACGGCGCCAAGCCGTCGGACTTCTTCCAGATCCCGGCCAACCGGGTCGTCGAACTAGGCACCAAGGTCGAAATCTGAGCGCGGCGGGGACGCGCCCGCGGCCCGCTCCGCCAGCCCCCGGGCCTGCGCCGCCAGGCGCCCCGGGGGCTTTTTCTTTGGGCACCAGGCCGGCAGCGGGGCACAGGTCCCGGAAAGCGGCCACCCGGCGGCCCGAACCGGGACCGTGGCCTCATGCGGCGGGCCTGCCCGCATCCGACAATGCGTCCCTCAGTTGTCTTAGCCCCGCGCCTTGCGGCAGTTCCCTCATCGGCGTGGCGGCATCCAGACTGCCCCAGCACACCCGGTTCCCGGAGTCCGGCGCCACGCCGCTGCCCTGATGGGAGGGCAGCCGCCCCGCGCCAGGCAATGGCTCGCACGGCACGGGCGATCCCGTGCAGCCGCGCTGTTGGTCGTCGATCGCCTGGATGACGGCATGGCCGGGTCAGACTTGCCGCCGGCTTGCCGTAGTTGGAGATTGCAATGCACAGGAATTTTGCCCCCATCCTCGTTGCCACGGCCGCACTCGCCGCGGGCTTGAGCCAGCCGGCCCAGGCCGGTGCCTATGGCGAAGCGCTGGCCGCCGCCATGCCGCGCCACGCCGCCCAGCGCGATGCGTTTGCCGAGGGCGCGCGCAGTCCGGGCGCAGACAGCGCGCTGCTGCCCGTGGTGGCGCGCGGCAATCTTTCCGTGTGCCGGGTGCGCGGCTTCGAGGCGAGCCAGGACGGGATGCGCAAGCCGGACCCCTATACCGACGGCGCGCGCATGGGCCGCTTCGATGTCTTTACCGAGGGCGCGCGTGCCGGCTCGCGCAACCCCTATGCCGACGGCGCACGCAGCGATGCGCGTGGCAGCGGAGAATGCCTGTCCTGAACCCGCGGCGGCGCTTTTGCGCCGCCGGTCCTTTGCCTAAGCTAGGGAAGTCACGCGGCGCGCCCGCATGGCAGCCGCGGCCCGCGGCTGCCGGCCGGCAGTTCCAGCCCGCGCGGCCTCGACATGCCGATGTTCAAGCAGCAGATCCGCCTGTGCACCAGCCGCGATGGCGTGCGGCTGGCCTATGCCATCACCGGCAGCGGCGCGCCGCTGGTGAAGGCGGCCAACTGGATGAGCCATCTGGAGTTCGACGTCGGCAGCCCGGTGTGGAGCCACATGATCACGGCGCTGTCGGACACGCATACCCTGATCCGCTATGACGAGCGTGGCTGCGGTCTCTCCGACCGCGATATCGAGGACCTGTCCTTCGAGGCCTGGCTGCGCGATCTCGAAACCATCGTCGACGCCACCGGCGTGGACCATTTCCCGCTGCTGGGTATCTCGCAGGGCGCATCGATCGCCGTGGCTTACGCGGTCGCGCATCCGCAGCGCGTCAGCCACCTCGTGCTGCACGGCGGCTATGCGCGCGGGCGCCTGAAGCGCGACCACCTCAGCCAGCGCCTGCGGGAAGAAGCCGAGCTGATGAACAAGCTGGCCGAGCTGGGCTGGGGCCAGGAGAACCCGCCTTCCGCCAGTTTTTCACCACCCAGTTCATCCCCGGCGGCAGCGCCGAGCAGCATGCCTGGTTCAACGAACTCGAGCGGGTGTCGACCTCGCCGCTGAATGCCGCGCGCTTCATGCGCGTGTTCAACGACATCGACGTGGTGGCGCTGCTGCCGCGCGTGTCGTGCCCGACGCTGGTGCTGCACGCGGTGCGCGATGCGCGCGTGCCGTTCGATGAAGGCCGCCTGATTGCCAGCGAGATTCCGGGGGCGCGCTTCGTGCCGCTGGAAAGCGGCAACCACCTGCTGCTGGAGGACGAGCCGGCATGGCGCCGCTGGCTCGACGAGGTGCGTGCGTTCCTGCCGTCGGCGCAGCCGGCGCGCTCTGCCGGGTTCGCCGCGTTCACCGCGCTGACGCGCCGCGAGCGCGATATCGTCGAGCTGATCGCGCAGGGGCGCGACAACGCGCAGATCGCTGCGCACCTGGACCTGTGCGAGAAGACCGTGCGCAACCATATCACCAGCATCTTCGCCAAGCTGGAAGTGGAAAACCGCGGCCAGGCCATCGTGCTGGCGCGCAAGGCCGGCTTCGATCGCGCCGGTGCCTGAGGCGCCCGGCGATACCACCCCCCTCTTGAAATCCTCCGGCCCGGGCACTAATTAAGGATTGCCCAGCCGCTGCAGCAACGCGCTGTGGCTTCCCCGCCAGCCGGCGTGGCCGGCGGCCGGGAACTTTGGCGTCAGTGCGCCTCCCCGCTGCACAGAAGGAGGATCCAACCATGAGTGACTTCATTTTCGGGACTGACCTGTTCAGTGAATTCGACCGGATGCAACGGCAGATGGCCAGCGTGTTCGGCGGCTTTCCGTCCAGCCTGCGCTCCGGGCGTTTTGGTGCGTTTCCGCCGCTCAATATCGGCACCACCGACGACTCCATCGAGATCGTGGTGTTTGCCCCGGGCCTCAAGGCGGAGCAGTTCGACGTATCGGTCGACAAGGGCCTGCTGACCATCAGCGGCGAGCGCGCCGCGACGCAGCCCGAGGGCGACGCCGAGGCGCGGCCCTACGCGCAGGAACGCTTTGCCGGCAGCTTCCGCCGTGTGATCGAGCTGCCGCAGGCGGCCGATCCCGACAAGGTGCAGGCACGCTATGCCAACGGCTGCCTGTCGATCAGCGTCGGCAAGCGCGAGGCCTCGCGCCCGCGTGCCATCACCGTCAGCTAATGTGAGGAGATTGCCATGACCGAATCGAATCAAGTCGCCCAGCGCGACCAGGCCAGTGCGGCCGGGCAGGGCGGTGCCGTGGCGCAGCGCCGCGACGAGGCGCCGGCGATGACGCTGATCCCCGCCGTCGACATCTTCGAGACCGCCGCCGGCGTTACGCTGTGGGCGGACCTGCCGGGGGTGCCGCGCGAGAAACTGGAGGTCAACGTCCACGACAGCAGCCTGCGCATCGAAGGCGAGGCGGTGCTGCCGATGCCGGCCGGCCTGCGCGTGCAGCATGCCGAGGTGCGCCAGCCGCGCTATGCGCGCACCTTTACGCTGAGCCCGGATCTCGACGCGTCCGGGATCGAGGCCAACCTGCAGGATGGCGTGCTCAAGCTGACCATCCCGCGCCGCGATGAAGCGCGGCCGCGCCGGATCGAGGTCTCGGTGGGCTAAGCGTGCCCGATGCAAGACGGCGGTGCCATGGCACCGCCGTCTTGCTTTGCACGCGCGGCGGGCTCAGCCCTGGTTGACCAGCACGCGGGCGTCGCTCACATGCCCGCGGTACGCCTCGAAGATGCGCCGCAGCGCCGCTTCCATGCCGATCTCCGGGCGCCAGCCCAGGTCCTCGATGGTGTTGTCGATCTTCGGCACGCGGTGCTGCACGTCCTGGTAACCCTTGCCGTAGAAGTCGCCCGACGAGGTCTCGACGATGCGGGTGTGGCGCGCTTCCTGCGCGTATTCCGGGTAGTCGGCGGCCATCTTCAGCATCATCTCGGCGAGCTCGCGCACCGAATGGATATTGCCCGGGTTGCCGATGTTGTAGATCTTGCCGCTGGCCACGCCGCCGGGATTCTCGATGATGCGCATCAGCGCGCTGATGCCGTCGGCGATGTCGGCGAAGGCGCGTTGCTGCGCGCCGCCGTCGACCAGCCTGATCGGCTCGCCGCGCACGATATGGCCGAGGAACTGCGTCACCACGCGCGACGAGCCTTCCTTCGATTCGAAGATCGAGTCCAGCCCCGCGCCGATCCAGTTGAAGGGGCGGAACAGCGTGTAGTTCAGGCCCTGCTCCATGCCATAGGCGTGGATCACGCGGTCCATCAGCTGCTTGGAGCAGGCGTAGATCCAGCGCGGCTTGTTGATCGGGCCGTAGACCAGCGGCGAGGCGTCGGGGTCGAATTCATCGTCGCCGCACATGCCGTAGACCTCGGAGGTCGACGGGAACACCAGGTGCTTGCCGTACTTGACCGCGGCGCGCACGATCGGCAGGTTGGCCTCGAAGTCCAGCTCGAACACGCGCAGCGGCTGGCGCACGTAGGTGGCCGGGGTGGCGATGGCGACCAGCGGCAGCACCACGTCGCACTTGCGGATGTTGTACTCGATCCACTCCTTGTTGATGGTGATGTCGCCTTCGAAGAAGTGCATGCGCGGGTGCTCGACGAGGTCGCCCAGGCGATCGGTGTTCATGTCCATGCCGTAGACCTCCCACGGCGTGGTTTCCAGGATGCGGCGCGTCAGGTGGTGGCCGATGAAGCCGTTGACGCCGAGAATCAGTACTTTCTTGACTTGCATGCGTTAAGGAGTGGCAGGGGAATCGGGAACCGGCCGGCGCGCCTGGCGCTCGCCGGCGAAGGCAAAGTTGGACACCGCGACGCGGCGCCAGTCACGCGCGATGACATGCATCGGCACGCGCGCGCTCAGCTCGGCATACGCTTGCGGTGACAGCAGCGCGACGGCGCGCGGGCCGTGCTGCCAGGCCTCGACGAAGGCATCGACGGTGGGCAGCCAGTGGTGCGGCTCCTGCGCGGCGCCGAAGGCCAGCTCGTCGGCCTGCGCCACCATGGTGAGCGGATGGCGCAGGTAGAACGGCAGCGTGTGGTCGAGCATGCCGACGCCGTACAGCGGCATGCCGGGCTGCAGCACGCGCTCGATCGGCGCGGCCAGGTCGATGCCGGAAGCCGGGCGGCCGATCGCTTCGTGGCCGAGCAGCGCGACGGAAAATGCCAGCAGCATGCCGAACGCATAGCCCGCGACACTGGCCATGCGGCCGTGGCGCCGAAGCAGCCACCAGGCCGCCGCGGCGCTTGCCATCACCAGCGCGAAAGCGAGCGCTGCCCAGCTCGCGTAGTTGCGGTACAGCGCATTGGGCGTGTTGTTGGCATCCAGGGTGGCCACCAGCGGGCTCGCCAGCAGGCCGATGGCGCCCAGCACCAGCATGGCGCGCACTTGCCGGGTCCAGGCCTGCGCGCCGGTGTGCGCCAGCGCCACGCCGCCCAGGATGCCGAGCGCGGGGAACATCGGCACGATGTAGCCCGGCAGCTTCGAACCCGACAGGCTGAAGAACACAAGGATGGCCAGCGCCCATACGCCCGCCATCAGCGCGGGCTGGAACGGCGGGTTGGGGCCGGCTGCGGGCGCCACCCCGGCGCGCTGCATGACGGCGCGCACCATGCCCGGCAGCAGGCCCAGCCATGGCAGGAAGCCGCCGGCCAGCAGCGGCACGAAGTACCACGGCGCGCCGGTGCGCGCGTGCACGGTCGAGGTATAGCGCTGCCAGTGCTCATGGACAAAGAAGAAGCGCAGGAATTCCGGGTTGCGCCGCGCCACCAGCCAGTACCACGGCAGCGCCACCAGCAGCATCAGCGCGAGCCCGGCCGGCGCATGCAGGCGCCGCCACAGGGGCAGGTCGCGCGTCACGGCGGTGTAAAGCACCAGCACCAGCCCGGGCAGCGCCACGCCCACCAGTCCCTTGGTCAGCACCGCCACGCCCATGGCCGCCCAGCACGCCAGCATCCAGCCGCGGCGCGCGGCCGGCGTCGCCGCCGGATGTTGCGCCAGCAGCAGGCTGGCCAGCACGCAGGCCATGGCACCGGACAAGGTCATGTCGAGCGTGTTGAAATGCGCCGCGACATTCCACATCGGCGCACTGGCCAGCACCAGCCCGGCCATCAGCCCGGCGCGCCCGCCGAACCAGCGCGCCGCCGCCAGCATCGATACCGCCAGCCCGGCCGCGCCCGCCAGCGCCACGCACAGCCGCGCCTGCCAGTCGCCAATGCCGAACAGCG
This window harbors:
- a CDS encoding branched-chain amino acid ABC transporter permease, with amino-acid sequence MNPTTLPARRHAARNATLATALGWVVAFAVLAGLPLLLTADSHKFYIELLSKVMIMAIFALSLQLLIGYTGLVSLGHAAYFAMAAYATAMLAPQSGPGNGWVLLAGALAASAALALVVGALVLRTRGVYFIMVTLAFAQMVYFVFHDTKVAGGSDGTYIYFRPEFPVPGEHLLTVNDPMHFYWLVWLGLVATVAVLMLVLRSRFGHALVGIRHNEQRMRAAGYATYRYQLGAFVAGGLLAGLAGFLYAIQFGFVNPEIASWHQSGNAMLMVILGGVGSLAGAVLGAFSFVLLAEWFSTLTKHWQLLMGGFIIVAVALLPRGLVSLPSVLRHGRRRRSNGDAGSGTDEAAAEPRSHTEAA
- a CDS encoding Hsp20/alpha crystallin family protein, with translation MSDFIFGTDLFSEFDRMQRQMASVFGGFPSSLRSGRFGAFPPLNIGTTDDSIEIVVFAPGLKAEQFDVSVDKGLLTISGERAATQPEGDAEARPYAQERFAGSFRRVIELPQAADPDKVQARYANGCLSISVGKREASRPRAITVS
- a CDS encoding potassium transporter Kup gives rise to the protein MTQSTTSHYFVESPSTRALVLGAVGVVFGDIGTSPLYALKECFSKEHGIAFSPDAVLGVISMLFWAMIIVVSIKYVVFVMRADNDGEGGVLALMALVLRTVAPRSGKARVLMMLGIFGACMFYGDAVITPAISVLSAVEGLEIAAPQLSQFVIPITLAILAGLFLIQRHGTAAVGKLFGPVMTAWFLALGALGVYNLVQAPEILKAVNPYYGITFLVEHALQAFIVLGSVFLVLTGAEALYVDMGHFGARPIRIGWFILVMPCLMLNYFGQGAMLLNNPAGAENPFYLMVPELLLIPMVLLATCATVIASQAVISGAYSLTSQAIQLGFLPRMRVRYTSAAEIGQIYLPVVNWLLLVLVFAVVISFKKSENLAAAYGIAVTTTMVITTILATVCMRNVWKWNPALVALLGAAFLVVDLSFFAANLLKVAEGGWFPLLLGSSAFFLLMTWYSGRKLLRARSLEDGIPLEPFIAGLLAHPPHRVEGTAVFLTGNTDSVPVSLLHNLKHNRVLHERVVFLNFITRDVPYVDDDHRLSCKDLGGGVFILKSEYGFKETPDVQKVLDLADRKLDMHFELMETSFFIARESVIPSKLPGMPMWRESLFAWMHQNGAKPSDFFQIPANRVVELGTKVEI
- a CDS encoding Hsp20/alpha crystallin family protein, producing the protein MTESNQVAQRDQASAAGQGGAVAQRRDEAPAMTLIPAVDIFETAAGVTLWADLPGVPREKLEVNVHDSSLRIEGEAVLPMPAGLRVQHAEVRQPRYARTFTLSPDLDASGIEANLQDGVLKLTIPRRDEARPRRIEVSVG
- a CDS encoding ABC transporter ATP-binding protein, which gives rise to MNAPATTILEAQQLTRRFGGLTAVAGVDLTLALHEIHAVIGTNGAGKSTLINMLSGELPPSSGRLRLKGEDVTGWSQPRLARHGVGRSYQRNNIFLPLTVRENCRLAAQSRAQRAWRLWESAQGCHTAATLADEAMERAGLEQLADRRASDLAHGQKRQLEVAMCLATQPVALLLDEPLAGMGAEESARMLALLRGLREGHAILLVEHDMDAVFSVADRITVMVNGAVIATGSPEAIRTNHEVQVAYLGEEEDEAA
- a CDS encoding ABC transporter substrate-binding protein, which codes for MRRFPSRRLAPACLAAAAVFAMAGASAQTAAPAAGAPAGGKIKVGFMLPYTGTYAALGNAIENGFRMYVQQQGGKLGGREIEYFKVDDESDPAKAPENATKLVKRDQVDVVVGTVHSGVQMGIVKVAKENNTLLIIPNAGVDEATGPLCGPNIFRTSFSNWQPGYAMGQVLGERGLKKVVTLTWKYAAGEQSVKGFKEAFEAKGGKVVKELSLPFPNVEFQALITEVASLKPDAVFVFFAGGGAVKFVKDWAAAGLKDKIPLYGSGFLTDGTLEAQGNAAQGLETTLHYADGLSNARDKNFRLDYAKTYKLQPDVYAVQGYDAAQLLAAGATAVKGDMTRKADLYKAMGGARIDSPRGTFTLSRAHNPVQDFYLRKVDGRENKVSSVAVKALADPARGCRL
- a CDS encoding ABC transporter ATP-binding protein; the encoded protein is MNLPNTAAARPTPMIEATGINAWYGSSHVLRDIDFTVGAGETVGLLGRNGMGKSTLLRTLLGHVRQRQGRILVAGREVSRAQPFEVARLGVAYVPEGRGIFPSLSVRENLLMAARKGCNGRSDWDEARVLDLFPRLKERLSHGGQQLSGGEQQMLSIGRALMTNPDCLVLDEATEGLAPRIVREIWTVIATVRATGIASVVVDRNFRSVLAHADRAVVLEKGRVVLSGPASDLAGKPEALDRYLGV
- a CDS encoding branched-chain amino acid ABC transporter permease, with protein sequence MDIVSFLIQCLNSVQYGLLLFLVASGLTLIFGIMGVINLAHGSFYMLGAYLAFTLAGLTGNLFIAIPLGIVLAVAFGYVLEWAFFSYLYERDHLQQVLMTYGLILVFEELRSILVGDDVHGVQVPALLDGALPIGNDMTYPVYRLFISAICLVVALAMYYVIRRTRLGMMIRAGATNREMVQSLGINITVLYRFVFALGVALAVLAGMIAAPVSSVYPGMGAQVLIVCFVVVVIGGIGSVKGALVASLLLGFVDTFGKVFWQEAAGVLIYLLMAVILLWKPQGLFKAG